In Hydrogenovibrio marinus, a single genomic region encodes these proteins:
- a CDS encoding DJ-1 family glyoxalase III: MTKKVMVPLAQGCEELEAVTIIDLLVRAGVQVVTVSLNDDLVIRAGRGVKLVVDTSIYNVDAADFDMVVLPGGLPGANHLNDSVALRDFLINMSMKQALIGAICAAPKVLVSAGLLDNKRATSFPGHIDKVPAKNMTYLEEAVVIDGNIITSRGPGTAMDFALTLIELLVGPEVKKQVESGLLRSRV, from the coding sequence ATGACTAAAAAGGTAATGGTACCGCTTGCTCAAGGTTGTGAAGAGTTAGAGGCGGTCACCATTATCGATCTGCTGGTGCGTGCTGGTGTTCAAGTGGTTACGGTTAGTTTGAATGATGATCTTGTTATTAGAGCCGGTCGTGGCGTTAAGCTCGTTGTGGATACGTCCATCTACAATGTAGATGCTGCCGATTTTGATATGGTTGTTTTGCCGGGTGGTCTACCAGGTGCCAATCACCTCAATGACAGTGTTGCGCTGCGAGATTTCCTGATCAATATGTCAATGAAGCAAGCGCTTATAGGCGCTATTTGCGCTGCTCCCAAAGTGCTGGTATCTGCTGGGTTATTGGACAATAAGAGGGCGACTAGCTTCCCTGGTCATATAGATAAAGTTCCTGCCAAAAACATGACCTATCTAGAAGAAGCCGTTGTGATTGACGGCAATATCATTACTTCCCGCGGCCCAGGAACGGCTATGGATTTCGCTTTGACTTTGATTGAGTTATTGGTCGGTCCTGAAGTCAAGAAACAAGTGGAATCAGGTCTACTTAGATCAAGAGTTTAA
- a CDS encoding S41 family peptidase, protein MEFSVKVSWAKKGLWLSTGAILGAFIVLTSSVLADNAKQPATTPSEKVISQLPLNELRAFVEVFERISKDYVEPVNDKKLLEGAISGMLSSLDPHSAYLSPENFKEMEEHTTGEFGGLGMEVGLEDGFVKVVSPIDDTPAQKAGVKAGDLIIKLDDEPVKGKTLAESVKIMRGKPGSKIKLTIVREGVAKPIVLELTRAVIKVTSVKHKLLPNGMGYVRISQFQLRTGPDLLKAIKKLEKENKKPLNGLVLDLRNNPGGVLRAAVQVADTFLNSGLIVYTKGRVKDSQLSFEAEKGDALNGRPMVVLINEGSASASEIVAGALQDQKRALIAGRNSFGKGSVQTLMPLNNGGAIKLTTARYYTPSGRSIQAKGIVPDVEIDRVKVEKLKAAEFARIKEKDLSGHLLNDTKSKSGAAKDKNDLDSLLANDFELYEALSLLKGMYFTQQMGVK, encoded by the coding sequence ATGGAGTTCTCTGTGAAAGTTTCTTGGGCAAAAAAAGGTTTATGGTTAAGTACCGGGGCAATTTTGGGTGCTTTTATCGTGCTTACCTCCAGTGTACTTGCTGATAATGCTAAACAACCAGCGACCACTCCATCTGAAAAAGTTATTTCGCAATTGCCATTGAATGAGTTACGTGCATTTGTTGAAGTATTTGAGCGTATTTCTAAAGACTATGTAGAGCCTGTAAACGACAAGAAACTTCTGGAAGGTGCGATTAGCGGGATGTTGTCTAGCCTAGATCCGCATTCTGCATACCTTTCCCCTGAAAACTTCAAAGAAATGGAAGAACATACCACGGGAGAATTCGGTGGTTTAGGGATGGAAGTCGGTTTAGAAGATGGTTTTGTAAAAGTTGTTTCTCCAATTGATGATACGCCAGCTCAGAAGGCGGGCGTTAAAGCGGGCGATTTAATTATCAAGCTGGATGATGAACCGGTAAAAGGTAAAACACTGGCTGAGTCTGTCAAAATCATGAGAGGAAAGCCTGGCTCCAAAATCAAGCTGACAATTGTTCGCGAAGGTGTTGCTAAGCCAATTGTGTTGGAATTGACGCGTGCGGTGATCAAAGTCACCAGCGTTAAGCACAAGCTGTTACCGAATGGAATGGGATATGTTCGTATCAGTCAATTCCAATTAAGAACGGGTCCTGATTTATTAAAGGCGATCAAAAAGCTAGAGAAAGAAAACAAAAAACCACTTAACGGTCTGGTTTTGGATTTAAGAAATAATCCAGGTGGGGTGCTTCGAGCCGCCGTGCAGGTTGCTGACACGTTCCTGAACTCCGGATTGATTGTCTACACCAAAGGAAGAGTGAAGGACTCTCAGTTGAGCTTTGAAGCTGAGAAAGGTGATGCTCTGAATGGTAGGCCAATGGTGGTATTGATTAACGAAGGTTCTGCATCAGCATCTGAAATCGTTGCAGGTGCGCTCCAAGATCAAAAACGCGCTTTGATCGCTGGTAGAAACAGTTTTGGGAAGGGGTCTGTTCAGACTTTGATGCCTTTAAATAATGGCGGAGCGATTAAGTTAACCACTGCACGTTACTACACGCCAAGCGGACGGTCTATCCAAGCTAAAGGCATTGTCCCTGATGTGGAGATTGACCGAGTAAAAGTTGAAAAGCTAAAAGCTGCTGAATTTGCTCGTATCAAAGAGAAAGATTTGTCAGGCCACTTGTTAAATGACACTAAGTCAAAATCTGGTGCAGCTAAAGACAAAAACGACCTTGATAGCTTATTGGCGAATGATTTCGAACTTTATGAAGCATTGAGCTTGCTGAAAGGTATGTACTTCACTCAGCAAATGGGTGTTAAGTAA
- a CDS encoding twin-arginine translocation signal domain-containing protein, translated as MSKCSRRDFLKLAGASAAVAVSGSAMAGENPFEFKTLEGGYQQVAAAQGNCGAQMKNATGNCGAQMKPAPADEKAQKKEAQGNCGAQMKNATGNCGASMQKQEKQKPQEGKCGYKIQ; from the coding sequence ATGTCTAAATGTTCACGAAGAGATTTTTTAAAGTTGGCTGGCGCATCAGCAGCAGTGGCTGTATCTGGTTCAGCGATGGCTGGTGAAAACCCGTTTGAGTTTAAGACCTTGGAAGGTGGTTATCAGCAAGTTGCAGCGGCACAGGGTAACTGCGGTGCTCAAATGAAAAACGCTACGGGTAATTGTGGTGCTCAAATGAAACCTGCTCCAGCAGATGAAAAAGCTCAAAAGAAAGAGGCGCAAGGCAACTGCGGTGCTCAAATGAAGAACGCTACGGGTAATTGTGGTGCATCTATGCAAAAGCAAGAGAAGCAGAAACCTCAAGAAGGCAAATGCGGTTACAAAATACAGTAA
- a CDS encoding HDOD domain-containing protein — protein MQTQVQRASEILSQITVPTVPEELLLLKEELNRKYPNTVTIANLISHNPELLVNFLTLVNTNITSEKNEIKDAKAAVNLLGLDEIYNIFLSSSITSVLAQSDLEKSILMHGAKAGLASAELSYWVYDISRSEAYMAALMQNIGAVYLSRQFQEEYEKIFNAQLSNPVSAYIREVELIGTSHCIVGGIISKRWNISPDIYKAILFHHDMDFSKQTHSNTKVKHLTALIILGNYTVSASLSEQYITQELKEYRNAAKSVLQLPDNAFKAASAAVQKWGNNPGLVSSSH, from the coding sequence ATGCAGACTCAAGTACAAAGAGCTTCAGAGATACTCAGCCAAATTACGGTACCTACGGTTCCTGAAGAACTTTTACTTTTAAAAGAAGAGCTCAATCGAAAATATCCCAATACGGTTACAATTGCTAACCTTATCAGCCATAACCCTGAACTTCTTGTCAACTTTCTAACGCTAGTCAATACAAACATCACTTCCGAGAAAAATGAAATCAAGGATGCCAAAGCTGCAGTAAACCTTCTAGGCCTCGATGAAATTTACAATATCTTCCTATCCTCTAGTATTACTTCTGTGCTCGCACAATCAGATCTGGAAAAGTCAATACTAATGCATGGTGCTAAAGCTGGGCTTGCATCAGCAGAACTATCTTATTGGGTATACGATATATCTCGCTCTGAAGCCTACATGGCCGCGCTTATGCAAAACATTGGTGCTGTTTATCTATCTAGGCAATTTCAAGAAGAATACGAAAAGATATTTAATGCGCAGCTTAGCAATCCTGTCAGCGCTTACATCCGAGAAGTTGAATTAATTGGAACAAGCCACTGTATTGTTGGCGGAATAATCAGCAAACGGTGGAATATATCCCCTGATATTTATAAAGCGATCTTGTTTCACCATGACATGGATTTTTCTAAGCAGACCCATTCAAACACAAAAGTAAAACATCTCACCGCTCTTATTATTTTAGGAAACTACACCGTCAGCGCTAGTCTAAGCGAGCAGTACATCACTCAAGAATTGAAGGAATATAGAAACGCAGCTAAGAGCGTCTTGCAACTACCTGACAATGCATTCAAAGCTGCATCTGCGGCCGTTCAAAAATGGGGAAATAACCCCGGACTGGTAAGCAGCAGCCATTAA
- a CDS encoding ArsR/SmtB family transcription factor — protein MEEISPLAMKEENIEKASKALKAMGHPLRLKILCVLGNNEMPVMDIVSRVGTTQSNISQHIDILREKEIITSRREGSKILCKVRDNQILNLLESMQQTFCQV, from the coding sequence ATGGAAGAAATCAGCCCTCTGGCGATGAAAGAAGAAAACATAGAAAAGGCGTCTAAGGCATTAAAAGCAATGGGGCATCCCTTAAGACTTAAAATTCTTTGTGTTCTAGGCAACAATGAAATGCCTGTTATGGACATTGTTTCCAGAGTCGGAACAACCCAGAGCAACATCTCCCAGCATATCGACATTCTAAGAGAAAAAGAAATCATCACCTCTCGACGTGAAGGCAGTAAGATTCTATGTAAGGTAAGAGACAATCAAATCTTGAATCTACTTGAATCAATGCAACAAACTTTCTGCCAGGTATAA
- a CDS encoding efflux transporter outer membrane subunit, whose product MSNFKFKKTMKIFSPKYLMVMTPLLLAACSQMPVYDKPKVDMPKVWAESLPTSVQKAQMTEEQWWDSLSGDKVLYQLIEKGRAQNKDIQIAVLRLKQARSYLTQAQAGSYPELDATAGASRTKSSNQAYPVGQGAEYNSYSLGGLLSYEVDIWGRVSSLKASAEANLKATEANKDAVDLSVTAAIANAYLNLRALDHSVILAEDTVTSRKEALELRKKQLQLGSITPLSVQQAEAELASVEVSLYKLREQRDLQRHALSLLLGESPEKIMLDSEKPDGKEFKDHQVLSVPMGVPSDLLLRRPDVIAAEQNLIAANANIGVARASLFPSISLTGLLGVQSESLSNLFKDDAFNWNVGASLTAPIFDYGKRRADVEISQAEEKAMLIQYQDTVRKGFAETLDALTKYHASQLQLEAQKRQVTALANSLDLAKKRFDAGYSSYLEVLDAQRSLFNAQLSYVNTKLNHYTSLVSIYKAIGGNWTLKS is encoded by the coding sequence ATGAGTAATTTCAAGTTTAAAAAAACCATGAAAATATTTTCACCTAAGTACTTAATGGTGATGACTCCATTGCTTTTGGCGGCGTGTAGTCAAATGCCTGTTTATGATAAGCCTAAAGTAGATATGCCAAAGGTTTGGGCGGAGTCTTTGCCGACATCTGTGCAAAAAGCTCAGATGACAGAAGAGCAGTGGTGGGATAGTTTGTCTGGCGATAAGGTTTTGTATCAGCTAATTGAAAAAGGCCGTGCGCAGAACAAAGATATACAAATTGCTGTTTTGCGTCTCAAGCAGGCACGATCCTATCTGACTCAGGCGCAGGCTGGTAGCTACCCTGAGCTTGATGCGACGGCAGGTGCATCGCGCACAAAATCTAGTAACCAGGCTTATCCTGTTGGTCAGGGCGCTGAGTACAACAGTTATTCTTTAGGTGGCTTGTTGAGCTATGAAGTTGATATTTGGGGAAGAGTTTCTTCTCTGAAAGCTTCAGCTGAGGCAAATCTAAAGGCGACTGAGGCTAATAAGGATGCTGTCGACCTGAGTGTTACGGCAGCAATCGCGAATGCATATCTTAATTTGAGAGCACTGGATCACTCTGTCATTCTTGCAGAGGATACTGTGACTTCTCGTAAAGAGGCGCTTGAGCTAAGAAAGAAACAGTTACAACTTGGAAGTATTACCCCTTTGTCTGTTCAGCAGGCAGAGGCTGAATTGGCTTCGGTTGAAGTGTCTTTATATAAATTAAGAGAGCAAAGAGATTTGCAGCGCCATGCTTTGTCCTTATTGTTGGGTGAATCTCCAGAGAAAATTATGCTGGATAGCGAAAAGCCCGATGGTAAAGAATTCAAAGACCATCAGGTATTATCTGTACCAATGGGCGTGCCTTCAGATCTTTTGTTAAGAAGACCAGATGTTATTGCTGCGGAGCAAAATCTTATTGCTGCGAATGCTAATATCGGTGTTGCGCGAGCATCTCTATTCCCAAGTATCAGTTTGACCGGTTTGCTAGGAGTTCAAAGTGAATCCTTATCCAACCTGTTTAAAGATGATGCGTTTAACTGGAATGTTGGTGCGAGCTTAACTGCGCCGATATTTGATTATGGCAAGAGAAGAGCGGATGTTGAAATCAGTCAGGCTGAAGAGAAGGCGATGTTGATTCAATATCAAGATACTGTTCGTAAAGGCTTTGCTGAAACGTTGGATGCATTGACGAAATATCATGCAAGTCAGTTGCAGCTTGAAGCACAGAAAAGGCAAGTAACTGCTTTGGCAAACTCGCTTGATCTGGCGAAAAAACGTTTTGACGCTGGATACTCAAGTTATCTTGAGGTGCTTGATGCACAAAGAAGTTTGTTTAATGCACAACTTTCTTATGTGAACACCAAGCTGAATCACTACACGTCTTTGGTTAGTATCTATAAAGCCATTGGTGGAAACTGGACTCTGAAGAGCTAA
- a CDS encoding HvfB family MNIO-type RiPP peptide maturase: protein MNFDPNAIHGVGLGLRRDFFYEIHEAASIDVDFFEIAPENWVNFGGKMGRDLRRLTERYPFVCHGLSLDLGGMAPLNEEYLHQLKTFFSQHDIRYYTEHLSYCGDSGQLYDLMPIPFTEEAVHYVAERIKRVQDILERTIGIENISFYAMPSSEMTEQEFVNAVVNEAQCGLLFDVNNTYVNSINHGYDAVQYMQAMPTDAMMYLHMAGHFDEADDLKVDTHGEDVKQEVWDLLDQTYAVHGIKPTLLERDFNIPPLPDLMLEVEQIRLAQQRYHERFGMKKYG from the coding sequence ATGAATTTTGATCCAAATGCAATTCACGGTGTTGGTCTTGGCTTAAGGCGGGATTTCTTTTATGAGATTCATGAAGCAGCATCGATTGATGTAGACTTCTTTGAAATTGCACCAGAAAATTGGGTGAATTTCGGTGGAAAAATGGGACGTGATCTTCGTAGGCTGACGGAGCGCTATCCTTTCGTGTGTCATGGTCTATCGCTCGACCTTGGGGGGATGGCACCTTTGAATGAAGAGTACCTGCATCAGCTCAAAACATTTTTCTCACAGCATGATATTCGTTACTACACAGAGCACCTCAGCTACTGTGGAGATTCTGGACAGTTGTATGACCTGATGCCTATTCCTTTCACAGAGGAAGCTGTTCATTATGTTGCGGAGCGTATCAAACGCGTTCAAGATATTTTGGAGCGAACGATCGGCATTGAGAATATTTCTTTCTATGCTATGCCCAGTAGCGAAATGACCGAGCAGGAATTTGTGAATGCCGTGGTGAATGAGGCACAATGCGGTCTGTTGTTTGATGTTAACAATACCTATGTCAATAGTATTAATCATGGCTATGATGCCGTTCAATATATGCAGGCCATGCCGACGGATGCCATGATGTATCTACATATGGCGGGGCATTTTGATGAAGCAGATGATCTGAAAGTCGATACGCATGGTGAAGATGTCAAACAAGAAGTGTGGGATTTGTTGGATCAAACCTACGCCGTTCATGGCATAAAGCCGACATTGTTGGAGCGAGACTTTAATATTCCGCCATTGCCTGATTTGATGTTGGAAGTCGAGCAGATTCGTCTTGCACAACAGCGCTATCACGAAAGATTCGGTATGAAAAAGTATGGATAA
- a CDS encoding GGDEF domain-containing response regulator — protein sequence MLSEKILLIEDQKSMALLLQARLSNCCPKSEIVLAHTLQEAKKQLETDVDIRVCLTDLTLPDSSNYEVVDLLKEYKVTTVVFTGSYSEAVRERVFDAHVADYVIKDGQNSIDYAVSSVHALLKNPEKHIWVVSDNIRFIQRSQGLLRIQRYQLKVFEDYSDAIRALETGAPDLMIVERLSDERKTSVYDFVREIRMKFSDHDLPLLAIEQQGKLNQSIKLMKYGVGDLLSDTYSPEELYLRVKKNLEQSQAYKEIKRISEIDSLTEIYNRRAFFEKAEILFKQYKQEGKNFFLIMADIDHFKQVNDKYGHLVGDQSIIFAASYLRSVFSNALVARFGGEEFIVFGECTSKEKILELCESFRQEIETQSYASVEVEFTISQGVTCKGDTLDKAIAFADKALYEAKGSGRNMVVSKS from the coding sequence GTGTTAAGCGAGAAAATACTGTTGATAGAGGATCAGAAGTCGATGGCGCTGCTGTTACAAGCTCGCTTATCTAATTGCTGTCCTAAATCAGAAATTGTATTGGCTCATACCTTGCAAGAAGCAAAGAAACAATTGGAAACGGACGTAGATATTCGTGTTTGTTTGACGGATTTAACGTTACCTGATTCGAGTAATTATGAAGTTGTCGACTTGCTCAAGGAATACAAGGTAACGACAGTTGTTTTTACTGGCTCATACAGTGAAGCAGTTCGTGAAAGGGTCTTTGATGCACATGTTGCAGACTATGTCATTAAAGATGGTCAAAACTCTATTGATTACGCTGTTTCAAGTGTACATGCATTGTTAAAAAACCCAGAGAAGCACATTTGGGTTGTATCGGATAATATTCGATTTATTCAAAGATCCCAAGGGCTCCTCAGAATACAACGTTATCAATTAAAGGTTTTTGAAGACTATTCCGATGCCATTCGCGCTTTGGAAACCGGGGCACCCGATTTGATGATTGTTGAGCGTTTATCAGATGAACGTAAAACCAGTGTTTACGATTTTGTACGCGAAATCAGAATGAAATTTTCAGATCATGATCTGCCGCTTCTAGCCATTGAACAGCAAGGTAAACTTAATCAGTCAATTAAGCTGATGAAATATGGGGTTGGTGATTTATTATCAGACACTTATTCTCCAGAAGAACTTTATTTGAGAGTTAAAAAGAACCTTGAGCAAAGTCAGGCGTACAAAGAAATCAAACGCATTTCGGAAATTGATAGCCTAACGGAGATTTATAACAGACGCGCCTTTTTTGAAAAGGCAGAAATCCTTTTTAAGCAGTACAAGCAAGAGGGTAAAAACTTTTTCCTGATAATGGCCGATATTGACCATTTCAAGCAGGTGAATGACAAATATGGTCACCTAGTAGGAGATCAGTCCATTATCTTTGCTGCATCCTATTTGAGGTCGGTATTTTCAAATGCTTTGGTAGCGCGTTTCGGTGGAGAAGAGTTCATTGTGTTTGGAGAGTGCACTTCAAAAGAGAAGATTTTGGAACTTTGCGAGAGCTTTCGCCAAGAAATAGAAACACAATCATATGCTTCAGTTGAGGTGGAGTTTACAATCAGTCAAGGCGTAACCTGTAAAGGAGATACCTTAGATAAGGCAATAGCCTTTGCAGACAAAGCTTTATATGAGGCAAAAGGCTCAGGAAGAAATATGGTTGTGAGTAAGAGCTAA
- a CDS encoding HvfC family RiPP maturation protein, which produces MDKQTDNLPIFQKIQRAFSSHIRDPEHIQYDITNVAGALPIEERRLKLYESLFFNNVYEIFTNQFPVLFSLLGEARWESLIREYMVKHRATTPLFHELGQEFLLFLQSEYEPQSSDPPFLFELAHYEWVEVALAVAPEIGFFNNPQFKPSLDTCYELSPVAWPLSYEWPVNQISVDFIPEVPTEVTTLLVYRDSEDKVQFITLSPSLYHLIVRLDEQEDLTFKELLMSLSESTGQSLDALMSFAEPVLDMFYAKGIIRPVS; this is translated from the coding sequence ATGGATAAGCAAACCGATAACCTTCCGATATTTCAAAAAATACAACGTGCTTTTTCATCTCATATTCGTGACCCTGAGCATATTCAATACGACATTACGAATGTCGCGGGTGCTCTACCGATTGAAGAGAGGCGTCTTAAGTTGTACGAGTCTCTATTTTTCAATAATGTTTATGAGATATTCACCAATCAATTTCCTGTCTTATTTTCATTGCTTGGTGAAGCGCGTTGGGAAAGCCTGATTAGAGAATACATGGTGAAGCATCGTGCAACAACGCCGCTGTTTCATGAATTAGGGCAGGAATTTCTACTTTTCTTGCAAAGTGAGTATGAGCCGCAGAGTTCGGATCCTCCATTTCTATTTGAATTGGCTCACTATGAGTGGGTTGAAGTCGCATTGGCGGTAGCGCCTGAGATTGGGTTTTTCAATAATCCACAATTCAAACCATCTTTGGATACCTGTTATGAGCTTTCACCCGTTGCTTGGCCTTTGTCTTACGAGTGGCCGGTGAATCAGATTTCAGTCGATTTTATTCCTGAAGTACCAACTGAAGTGACGACTTTGCTGGTTTATCGTGACTCGGAAGATAAGGTGCAGTTTATAACCTTATCACCATCGCTGTATCATTTAATTGTGCGCTTGGATGAGCAGGAAGACTTAACCTTTAAAGAACTATTGATGAGCTTGTCAGAATCGACAGGACAGTCTTTGGATGCCCTCATGTCGTTTGCTGAACCAGTTTTGGATATGTTTTATGCTAAAGGCATTATTAGGCCTGTTTCATAA
- a CDS encoding Solitary outer membrane autotransporter beta-barrel domain, giving the protein MPDVLRFFVVLCLFSCFPSVLHAETNISDAIRNNLATTTGIITFLTSQESVSAGTYAVEKTTQDSPSSSFSTFKLPYRKSYRMHDDGSRWSMLLGYGRFDMNQKFEVPDGRADSSWQANALSAGIGYSKNLNPDVRWFSTLELAYSQINHDYSVPTTTTGAPKIGYVTFDWHTNALSLIPATGLRFPILPQQTSWQFETKAVYLFTSSVFASRTEEVSAQSALWVNKIDFGEPWTVSMDTWGVAINPQFNRTDAYGKVHDALATEYWYEANLNFRLKSYEDKWWDNLSYGFSYLQGKHFRGGQLSISFNLEKFNFK; this is encoded by the coding sequence ATGCCTGATGTGTTACGTTTTTTCGTCGTGCTTTGCCTTTTTAGCTGTTTTCCCTCTGTCTTGCATGCGGAAACCAACATTTCTGACGCCATTAGAAACAACCTAGCCACCACAACAGGCATCATTACCTTTTTGACCAGCCAAGAGTCCGTATCTGCTGGCACTTATGCGGTTGAAAAGACAACGCAAGACAGCCCTTCTTCATCGTTTTCAACTTTTAAGCTCCCCTACCGCAAAAGCTATCGTATGCACGATGACGGTTCAAGATGGTCTATGCTGTTAGGCTATGGACGTTTTGATATGAACCAGAAGTTCGAGGTGCCGGATGGCAGAGCGGATTCATCTTGGCAGGCAAATGCATTGAGTGCAGGGATTGGGTATTCCAAAAACCTGAACCCGGATGTCCGATGGTTCTCTACGCTGGAACTAGCGTACAGCCAAATCAACCACGACTACAGCGTGCCTACAACAACGACTGGGGCACCCAAAATCGGATATGTCACTTTCGATTGGCATACCAATGCCTTATCCCTGATTCCTGCTACTGGATTACGCTTTCCCATTTTGCCCCAACAGACATCATGGCAATTTGAAACCAAGGCGGTTTACCTATTCACATCTAGTGTATTCGCCTCACGCACTGAAGAAGTTTCTGCGCAGTCGGCACTATGGGTCAATAAGATTGATTTTGGCGAGCCCTGGACTGTTTCAATGGACACGTGGGGAGTTGCTATCAACCCACAGTTCAACAGAACGGATGCTTATGGAAAGGTGCATGATGCATTGGCTACGGAGTATTGGTACGAAGCAAACCTTAACTTCCGCCTAAAGTCTTATGAAGACAAGTGGTGGGACAATCTTTCTTACGGTTTCAGTTACTTACAGGGTAAACACTTCAGGGGTGGTCAATTGAGTATTAGCTTCAATCTTGAGAAATTTAACTTCAAATAG
- a CDS encoding putative metalloprotease CJM1_0395 family protein, translating into MDISSSSPASLHLLSSSDFRTISPRFVDVSSATQNSSKSTQTETGSPSSNNASDDSSSTASKQKDLQQSQAYQQAISELKSRDQHVKAHEQAHLGASGGYATSAASYTYQVGPDGRRYAVGGEVGIDTSPVQGDPAATIQKAHIIQRAALAPSDPSSQDLRVHAQAVQMEIQASQQLKQQENTDTSANTSKQNSATEDEDSGNSVSESQSVDASRLNFEIRLKVNS; encoded by the coding sequence ATGGATATTTCGTCAAGTAGCCCAGCCAGTTTACATTTACTTTCCAGTTCAGACTTTCGAACAATTTCTCCCAGGTTCGTTGATGTGTCCTCTGCGACACAAAACTCCAGTAAAAGCACTCAGACAGAGACAGGTTCCCCATCATCAAATAATGCGAGTGATGATTCATCTTCCACAGCCTCAAAACAGAAAGATTTACAGCAATCACAAGCCTATCAACAAGCCATTTCAGAGCTTAAAAGCCGTGACCAGCATGTCAAGGCGCATGAACAAGCACATTTAGGCGCGTCTGGGGGTTATGCTACAAGCGCTGCTTCTTATACTTATCAAGTTGGACCAGATGGTCGACGCTATGCCGTCGGTGGTGAAGTTGGAATTGATACTTCACCTGTACAAGGCGATCCAGCAGCGACTATCCAGAAAGCACATATTATTCAAAGAGCTGCGCTTGCGCCATCGGATCCATCTTCACAGGATTTGAGGGTTCATGCACAAGCCGTTCAGATGGAAATTCAGGCATCGCAACAGCTGAAGCAGCAAGAGAATACCGACACTAGCGCCAATACTTCTAAACAGAATAGTGCAACAGAGGACGAAGATTCTGGGAACAGTGTGTCAGAGTCTCAAAGTGTAGACGCTTCAAGACTCAATTTTGAAATCAGATTAAAAGTGAATAGCTAA